A segment of the Ruegeria sp. AD91A genome:
GCCCAAAGTGACGGGTGCTGCGAAATGCACGAAGAACTGATAATCACTGGTAGCCATCATTGATGGGCTGGGGGCGATACAATCCGGGCTTTGAGCGCACTGTTCGTCGAGGTAGCCGTTCGCAGCATGGCCGGCGCCAATATCGCAGTGAATTCACAGGCTACGCGACAAAGCTGTTATTAAGATTGGCTTTCAAAGCCAAAACAGGACGGTTGCCGCGAGTGCGATTGCCGACAGGAAGACCTTCGGGCATCCGTTTTATCGGGTCGCCACGCGCCGCCAGTCTTTGAGCCTGCCGAACATGATCTCGATCCGTTTACGCCGTTTGTAGCTGCGCTTGTCGTATTTCACGGCTTTCTTGCGTTGCTTTCGGCTTGGGATACAGGCGCGTATCCCTTTGTCTTTCAATGCTTCCCTGAACCAGTCGGCGTCATAGCCGTGGTCCCCGAGCAACCAATCGACATCCGGCAGGCTACTCAGCAATCCCCGTGCGCTGATATAATCGCTGACTTGACCAGCGGTGACGAACAGATTGAGCGGTCGTCCCTGGCTGTCACAGATGGCGTGCAACTTGGTGCTCATACTACCCCTGGTCCGGCTAATCAGGCGACGACGTCCCCCTTTTTTACGCCCATACTGGTCGCTGTTCGATGGGTTTTCAGATAGGTTGCGTCGATCATCACGGTCTTCACTTCGCTGTGCTTGGCAGCCAGACCTGCCATTATTCGGGCGAAGACGCCCTGTCACTCCACCGTTTCCAGCGGGTGTAGAGCGTTTTGTGTGGCCCATAGGCCGCGGGCGCCTCGCGCCCGCGCAAGCCATTGCGATTGATGAAGATAATCCCATTCAACACACGTTGGTCATCGACGGGGGGTGCTGTGTGACTTCGGAAAGAAAGGCTCAAGACGCGCCATCTGCGCGTCCGTCAGCCAGAAAAGGTCAGACATGTTCGCCGCTTGGTTTTCCAACCGTGAATCATGACGCCAAGCGGAAATCAATGGGTCCTGACCCTTCTGTATCCCGGAACTGGTATCCTGCCCCCGTCACGGGTCCTGGCCGGGACCCGTGACGGGGTTGTGCGCGACGGGCTCGGTTTCATTCGCGAAGGTTCTGGGTTTGACCCAATAACCAATCTCTGAAAAACGCTGACGCACCTGACTTTGATGTGCCTCTGGGTATTGCGATCTGATACCAGATGCATCGCACCGAACGATCGTCCAGACGCACCAACTGGCCCGAAGAAATCTCGCGTTGGCAAAGTATGTCGTCTGCAAGGATGACGCCTTCCCCGTCCACCGCTGCATCGATTGCAAGCGACAGGTCCGAATGGATGCGGCCTTTGCGCCAACCCTCGCTTTTGGGTTCGTGCGCTGCATACCACTTGTGCCAGGTCTCCTTTCCATTGTCGTGCACCAGTTCAGCGCGCTGCCAGTCAATGGCGGAACCCTCAGTTGGCAACGCATCGCGTACGTCTGGTGTTGCTGCGGGATAGCCGTCAATCGGGAACAGGTTGTCCCGTTCCACCCCGCGTTTGGGAATCCGGGTTTCGAAGTGAATGATCATGTCCGCTTGGCCTTCGCCAATTTGGGCTGGCGTCCATGCCGGCCGCAGATCGATTTCTATCCGGGGAAATTGACTGCAGAACTCGGTGATCCGCTTGCGCAGCCAAAGTGAGGCCAGCGCGGGCTCGGCGCTGACGACCAGGGTGCCGGACCTTGTCTTTCGCAACAGGATTTCACTGGCATCTGTCAAGGTCTGCATGCCGCTCGCGATCTGGGGATGCAGGTCACGACCATCGTCGCTCAGTTCGACCCGATTGCCGTGCCGAATGAACAATTCGGTGCCAAACCACAGCTCGAGGTTGCGAATGTGCTGGCTGACGACGCTGTGACTGACATTCAATTCGACCGCGGCCTTGGCAAAACTGGAGTGCCGGGCAGCAACCTCGAAAACGCGCAGCGCATTCAGGTGCCGGAGTGTGTTTTCCATGAGTTCAGCGTAGGTAAAAGCTTCGCTGAGGGCAAGTTAAACCCGTTTTTCAGAAGGCCGTGGGAAAGTTAGGATTAAATCGAATTTCCCGCTTCCCGCGACCCATTGGAACCTGAATGACCACTCCCACGCCCTTTGCCGACCCGAATGCCTCGCTTGTGGTGCGTGACCTGCACATGTCTTTCGGCTCGGTTGAAGTCCTCAAGGGCGTTTCGCTTAGGGCCTGCGAAGAGGATGTGACTTCGCTCCTGGGGTCTTCAGGTTCTGGAAAAAGTACGTTTCTGCGGTGCATCAACCTGCTCGAAACCCCTACCTCCGGTCTAATTGCCGTTCACGATGAAGACATCATCATGGCCAAGGATCGCCATGGCATGTCCCATCCGGCGGATGACAGACAGGTCGAACGCATCCGTGCGCGTCTGGCTATGGTGTTTCAATCCTTCAATTTGTGGTTGCGCATGACAGTGCTGGAGAACGAGATTGCCGGGCCAATACACGTGCTGAAGCAGCCACGCGCAGAGCCCATTGCACGCGCCTATTGCAAACCGTTCCTAAGTCCCGCCATCAGGGTCTATACCTACGTCTTCTGCGGCGCGCTGCTGCTGGTGCAGGTCTATCTGTTCTATTTCGGTCTTGGACAGTCTAAGGCCGTGCATGAAAGATTCCTGGGGGATCCGATCCTGAGCAGCCCGTGGTGGCGCGTGTTCACCGCGTTTGCGCAGAACACGGCAGCCTACACGACCGGCTTTTTGCGCGGGGTGATCGAAACTACGCCGCACCGCGAAATCAAGGCATCAAAAGCCTGCGGCATGTCACCCTTCACCCGGATGCGTCTCGTGGTCCTGCCCAACGCTATCCGCCGCGCTTTACCGGCCTATTCGAACGAGGTCATTTTCACGCTGCACGGCTCCGTCATTGCCAGCACGGTTATCTTGCAAGACGTGCCGGGCGTCGACCGATGGCTGAACGGCCACTACTATCTTGCCTACAAGGGCTTGCTGACGGCGATGGTCTTTTACATGGCAATCGTGTTCCTGATCACTTTCGCCTTCAGATTGGTCGAAAAGCGCTTTCTCGGACACCTGCGACCCCGTGAAACATCTGAGTCTGGCACCGCAAGGGTCGCCGCCTAGCCACGATCTCAACACATCCTTCCGCAACCGCTATTGAAAGGTAATCCCATGACCCAGTCCAGGAAAAGAGACCTGATCGAAGGCCGCGCCGCACTTATCGTCATCGACATCCAGAAATCGACCTTTGCACCAATCCCCGATGATAAGCGCGCCATCGCCCACATGCCGGACTATGCCGACCGCATGGCCCGTTCGAAGGTGGCCATCGACAAGGCGCGCGAGGTGGGTATTCCCGTCATCTTCATCCAGGAGATTCACCGTGCCAATCTGATTGACATGGGCCGCGAAACAGACGGGGACGAAGATGTGCACTGCCTCGATAGCAATCCACTGACCGCCTTCGCGGAGGAAGAATTGGGCATGCGCCCCGATGACTACCGCATCTCCAAGCGCCGCTATTCTGCCTTCTACGGCACAGATCTCGAAATCCTGTTGAAGGGTCTCAAGGCCGAGACGCTGATCCTTGTTGGCGGGCTGACGGATGTCTGTGTGCACTACACCTTCGTCGACGCACACCAGGGCGACTACTTCTGTCGCGTGATCGAGGATTGCGTTGCGGGATCCAGTCTCGAGGCACATCAGGCGTCCCTCAAAGCGGTGGAATACCTCCAGCACGGGGCGGTCCGCAGCCTGGACGAGGTCCTGTCGGCGATGCAGGGACAAGCGGAAACAAATGCAGGTTAGCCAGACCCTGATGGCGGCCGGGCTGCCTTCGGCGGGCCGTGGATGCGAACGGTGAAACTCTTGATGTCCTCGTCCAACCACGGCGGAGTGCCAAGGCAGCCCGGCGCTTTCTGAAGCGGCTGATTTCGCAATTTGGCGAACCCCGTGTTGTGACCACGGATAAGTTGCGAAGCTATTTCAAGCCGGTCCGCGATCTTGCGCCGGGTTCGGATCACCGAGCACACAAAGGGTTGAATAGTCGGATCGAAGGATCACACAGACCCACTCGAAGGCATGAAAAGCTCATGGGGCGCTTCAATTCGCCTAAGCAAGCGCAAAGGTTCCTTGCCGCTCACGACCAGATCAACACTGTCTTTCGCCCTCGCCGCTATCAACCCTCCATCGTCTCATACCGTCACGCCAGAACCGATGCTCTCAGAACACCGCGCACGCGGTGTGGCTGTACATTCGTTTCAATCTGGGCTTGCGGGAAGTCGAAGAGATACCGCTTCAGCACGGGATCTACGTGTCTCAAGAAGCTGTCCGGCGTTGGGTGATAAAATTCGGGCCGGGGGTTGCTCGAAACCTGCGGCAGAGACGGAAATGTCCTGATGATGTCTGGCATCTGGATAAAGTTGCCGTGTGAATCTCAGGTCGCAAGTATTGGCTTTGGCGCGCTGACCAGCATCGCGTCGTGCCGCACTGAAACTGACTCGCAGGGCATCAATGGTTCGCTCACTGGTCACCAAGGATTTCTCCCGGCTGCGTTTGGTTTCTTCGCTTTCAGGGCCTTCGATTTATTCTTCGGTTACAACATCCGGAATTGCACGGGTGCGCTGTTAAACCCATTTCTCGAATGTTCCTTGGGCTCAGCTTCATGGTTACAAAGCAAATCATTGATTGCCAAATTGCTTCTGGATCTACGGCGATTACCGTCATCCAATTCTACCAGTGCCCGACCGGCTTTCCGGCGAAACTCCAACCCAAGCATTCCGATTTCGCTTGCGAAGTCATCCATCCCGTCCAGTTCCAACGCGCCACGGGCAACCAAATTGATGAGCCCAG
Coding sequences within it:
- a CDS encoding LysR family transcriptional regulator — its product is MENTLRHLNALRVFEVAARHSSFAKAAVELNVSHSVVSQHIRNLELWFGTELFIRHGNRVELSDDGRDLHPQIASGMQTLTDASEILLRKTRSGTLVVSAEPALASLWLRKRITEFCSQFPRIEIDLRPAWTPAQIGEGQADMIIHFETRIPKRGVERDNLFPIDGYPAATPDVRDALPTEGSAIDWQRAELVHDNGKETWHKWYAAHEPKSEGWRKGRIHSDLSLAIDAAVDGEGVILADDILCQREISSGQLVRLDDRSVRCIWYQIAIPRGTSKSGASAFFRDWLLGQTQNLRE
- a CDS encoding cysteine hydrolase family protein, whose product is MTQSRKRDLIEGRAALIVIDIQKSTFAPIPDDKRAIAHMPDYADRMARSKVAIDKAREVGIPVIFIQEIHRANLIDMGRETDGDEDVHCLDSNPLTAFAEEELGMRPDDYRISKRRYSAFYGTDLEILLKGLKAETLILVGGLTDVCVHYTFVDAHQGDYFCRVIEDCVAGSSLEAHQASLKAVEYLQHGAVRSLDEVLSAMQGQAETNAG